A window of Ranitomeya variabilis isolate aRanVar5 chromosome 2, aRanVar5.hap1, whole genome shotgun sequence contains these coding sequences:
- the OR11H1 gene encoding olfactory receptor 11H1: protein MAQLVDSYPPPMLHLVFVVLPGYPCGKKELPNIWTTKLTNETVVTEFLLLGFSLLKETGFCLFIIISIIYIVTIMANIFIIVIVKTDRRLHKPMYFFIGGLSFLEIWYPSVTVPRLLWSLKTREESISTAGCMMQFYFHFSLGATEIFLLTVMAYDRYLAICNPLLYFSIMSPKICTKLIIGSWVGGFVSILVPCLQISSLSFCAGNQIDHYYCDLGSLLKLSCSETSSIEKLFFCLSLLIILGCFLLIIVSYICIIQTIMMFPTASGRRKTFSTFASHLTVVLLFYGPIIFMFVRPSTGGLLHLNKMVSVIPSVVTPLLNPIIYTLRNQEVLEAMKKTAIAINVFH, encoded by the exons atggcccagttggtggacagttACCCCCCCCCCATgttgcacctggtgtttgtggTCCTCCCCGGTTATCCTTGTGGGAaaaaagagctg CCTAATATTTGGACAACAAAGCTAACAAATGAGACAGTTGTAACCGAGTTTctgcttttggggttttctctattGAAAGAGACAGGATTCTGCCTCTTTATTATTATATCTATTATTTATATTGTCACCATAATGGCCAATATATTCATTATCGTCATTGTAAAGACTGACCGCCGTCTACATAAACCCATGTACTTTTTTATTGGTGGACTCTCATTTCTAGAGATCTGGTATCCTTCGGTCACTGTTCCTAGACTTCTTTGGTCTCTTAAAACCAGAGAAGAGTCCATTTCTACAGCCGGTTGCATGATGCAGTTTTACTTCCACTTTTCTCTTGGTGCAACAGAAATCTTTCTCCTGACCGTAATGGCCTATGACCGATATTTGGCCATATGCAATCCACTGCTCTACTTTAGCATCATGAGTCCTAAGATTTGCACTAAACTTATCATTGGATCCTGGGTTGGTGGTTTTGTGTCAATTCTTGTCCCATGTCTACAAATCTCAAGTCTTTCATTTTGTGCAGGAAATCAAATCGATCATTACTATTGTGATCTTGGCTCTTTACTCAAGCTCTCCTGCTCGGAAACATCAAGTATCGAAAAACTGTTTTTCTGTCTAAGTCTGCTTATAATTTTAGGATGTTTTCTATTAATCATTGTCTCATATATATGTATAATCCAGACAATAATGATGTTTCCAACTGCAAGTGGAAGAAGGAAAACATTTTCAACTTTTGCCTCACACCTGACTGTTGTATTACTATTTTACGGCCCCATTATCTTCATGTTTGTCCGACCCAGTACCGGTGGCCTCTTGCACTTGAATAAAATGGTTTCTGTGATCCCGTCCGTAGTGACTCCTCTTCTGAATCCCATAATCTATACTCTACGGAATCAGGAAGTGCTTGAGGCCATGAAGAAAACTGCCATCGCAATTAATGTTTTCCATTGA